From the genome of Nasonia vitripennis strain AsymCx chromosome 1, Nvit_psr_1.1, whole genome shotgun sequence, one region includes:
- the LOC116415827 gene encoding basic salivary proline-rich protein 1-like → MKPILYVRTEHRYLSLVSGHSDSEQHTQDSMAVIRAVLLSALIVYTIHAYPVDDLSNNAVKINSNSRLLLDVTKADESTVNENPEAAASSVEDPNGKPEEPGQTPSTENSANAKPGGPVQTPSTENSVEDPNGKPEEPGQTPSTENSVEDPNGKPEEPGQTPSTENSVEDPNGKPEKPGQTPSTENSVEDPNGKPEEPGQTPSTENSVEDPNGKPEEPGQTPSTESSSEGPNGKPEEPGQTSSTESSSEDPNGKPEGPGQTSSTESSSEDPNGKPEEPGQTSSTESSSEDPNGKPEEPGQTSSTESSSEDPNGKPEGPGQTSSTESSSEDPNGKPEEPGQTSSTESSSEDPNGKPEGPGQTSSTESSSEDPNGKPTEPGQTSSAETTTVESTESTTLESAESTLEPTGNPNEKPEEPQAVVVESSTNKWLLGSLITVCLIVLIYILYKLYLRCKSE, encoded by the exons ATGAAACCAATTTTATATGTTAGAACCGAGCACAGGTACCTTTCACTTGTTAGTGGTCATTCGGACAGTGAACAGCACACACAAGACAG TATGGCAGTGATACGCGCAGTTCTGCTATCTGCATTGATAGTCTACACCATTCACGCGTATCCAGTAGATGATCTCTCTAATAATgcagttaaaataaattcaaactCAAGACTATTGTTAGACGTTACTAAAGCGGACGAATCTACAGTAAACGAAAATCCGGAAGCTGCAGCAAGCTCAGTGGAAGACCCTAATGGAAAGCCCGAAGAACCTGGCCAAACACCTTCTACGGAAAACTCAGCTAATGCAAAGCCCGGAGGACCTGTCCAAACACCTTCTACGGAAAACTCAGTGGAAGACCCTAATGGAAAGCCCGAAGAACCTGGCCAAACACCTTCTACGGAAAACTCAGTGGAAGACCCTAATGGAAAGCCTGAAGAACCTGGCCAAACACCTTCTACGGAAAACTCAGTGGAAGACCCTAATGGAAAGCCCGAAAAACCTGGCCAAACACCTTCTACGGAAAACTCAGTGGAAGACCCTAATGGAAAGCCCGAAGAACCTGGCCAAACACCTTCTACGGAAAACTCAGTGGAAGACCCTAATGGAAAGCCCGAAGAACCTGGCCAAACACCTTCTACGGAAAGCTCATCGGAAGGCCCTAATGGAAAGCCCGAAGAACCTGGCCAAACCTCTTCTACGGAAAGCTCATCGGAAGACCCTAATGGAAAGCCCGAAGGACCTGGCCAAACCTCTTCTACGGAAAGCTCATCGGAAGACCCTAATGGAAAGCCCGAAGAACCTGGCCAAACCTCTTCTACGGAAAGCTCATCGGAAGACCCTAATGGAAAGCCCGAAGAACCTGGCCAAACCTCTTCTACGGAAAGCTCATCGGAAGACCCTAATGGAAAGCCCGAAGGACCTGGCCAAACCTCTTCTACGGAAAGCTCATCGGAAGACCCTAATGGAAAGCCCGAAGAACCTGGCCAAACCTCTTCTACGGAAAGCTCATCGGAAGACCCTAATGGAAAGCCCGAAGGACCTGGCCAAACCTCTTCTACGGAAAGCTCATCGGAAGACCCTAATGGAAAGCCCACAGAACCTGGCCAAACCTCTTCTGCTGAAACCACTACCGTAGAATCTACAGAGTCCACCACATTAGAATCAGCAGAATCTACTTTAGAACCGACAGGAAATCCTAACGAGAAACCCGAAGAACCTCAAGCAGTCGTTGTTGAGTCTAGCACTAACAAATGGTTATTAGGCTCTCTTATAACTGTATGtttgattgttctgatatatattttgtataaattatacttgCGTTGTAaaagtgaataa